The stretch of DNA GCAATCACGACGTGGTCGAACTCATCCACACGGTCGCCGACGCGCACCTGCACGACGTCGCGCTTGTGTTCGATGTGAATGATCTCGGCGGGCGTTTCACACGTCGCGCCACGGCGGCGGGCCGAGGCCATCAGGGCCGTGACGAGCGGCGTGACCTGCACGTATCCGTGGCCGGCGATCGCCAGCCCCGCCATCGCCGACGTGCTGACGGCTGGCTCAAACTCCCGCACGTCGGCGCCCTCGAGCCACTGGTGAGTGATCCCTTCGGCCGATAGCCATGCGCGTGCGCGCTGCAGATGAGCGACCTCGTCGGCGCTCAATGCCACCTCGAGCGTTCCGGACCGCGCGTAGGAGAAGGGCACCTCGACACGCTCGCGGAGCCGCTCCACCCAGCCGTCCCACATTGCGAGACTGCGCGCGCCGAGCGCAAGAAGGGGGCTGCCTGGCGTGGCCTCTATGTACGGACACAACACGCCGGCCGAGGCCTGGGACGCACCTGCGCCAGGGCGTCGCATGTCGAACATCGCGACCCGTGCTCCCCGCGCTGCCACTGCGTCGGCGACCGCTGCGCCGATGATTCCAGCGCCGATTACTGCGATTCGTAAATGAGCCAATTGGCCCATTATTCCCCACGCCCGTGTAGCGCCGTGTGGACATCCCCTGTCCCCGGCTGTTGCCAAATGGCCGGACGTCCGGCGACTATGATGGGAAAGGCCCCTGCCGCGTGGCATTTGAAAGCGGTACGGGGCTTGCTGGAACTGGGAGCATGGTGTCGGCCAAACTACTTGGACTCGTGAGCGTGGGCTGCCTGGCAGCGGTGGCTGGGGGCTATTTGACACTGCGCCCGGCTGCATCGGACCTGGCTCAGGTCGACGTGGCCAAAACCGACGTTGCCAGGGCCGATTTGGGGAAAGCCGAGCCGGAAGTGCCGGCCCCGGCGTCAGCGGTTTTCGCGCTTGATCCAGCGCCCGCACCTCTTCCTGCGAAGCCGACGGTGAACGCCGCCAGGCCCTCGGTTCAGCCGTCTGCAAAAACGCCAGAGCCGGCAGGCGCTGTGCCGCCGCAGGCGACTCCGGTGGAGACACCTGTTCCCCAGGCGCCGCCCGTGTCCGTAGAGCCGCCAACCACGCCGCCGACGCAGGCTCCCATACCTGTGGAACCGCCACGGTATGTGCCGGACGCGCCGGTGCAGCCCGCCGCACCGGTTGCAGAACCGCAAAGGATTGAGCTCGAAGAACTGACCGTCGAAAAACACTCGGTCATCGGCATCCGCCTGGACGAGGCCGTCTCCACTCGCACCGCTCGCCTCGAAGACCGCGTGTCCGCCATCGTCAGCCGCGATGTCACGGTGGATGGCCGCACCGCGATTGCCGCCGGCACGCGACTGGAAGGTACGGTGTCGCTGGTGGAACGTGGAGGCAAGTTCAGGAACCGGCCACGGATTGGGCTGCGATTCGACCGGATGATTCTGGCCGATGGCATGCGCGTGCCGATCAAGACCGACACGATCTACCGCGAGGGCGACTCACCGACCGCCGACGCCACCGCCAAGGTCGGTGCCGGCGCGGTGGCAGGCGCCATCCTGGGCGGACTGCTCGGCGGCAAGAAAGGCGCGGCCATCGGAACTGCGGCTGGTGCCGCCGGAGGCGCGGCCACGGTCATGAACTCCGAAGCCGGCGAAGCGTCAATCGCCGCAGGCGCGCCGCTGACAGTGCGCCTCGCCGAAGACGTGACCGTTGCGATTCGGCGATAATGAGGGCATGACTCGAGCCCTTCTTGCCGCCGCTCTCGTCGCCCTCGGTGTCGCAGCGCAGGCGCAGGCGCCGACCACTCCGCCCGCTCCCACTGCCCAGAAGGAAACCATCGAGGGCGTTCGGAATTACACGAAGGTTGACGCCACCGTCGGGTGCGCCGGCGCAACGGACAGCAAGGCTCTGGCGAACATCGCGAAGCTTGGGTACAAGGCCGTGCTGAATCTGCGCGAGGCGACTGAGGCCGGCGCGTTGATCGATGAATCAAAGACGGCTGCGGAAGCCGCAGGACTGAAGTACATCCATCTGCCGTTCAAAGGATCCGCACCGGATCCGAAAGTGGCGGATGAGTTCCTGAAAATCGTCGGCAACACCGACAACCAGCCGATCTTCATTCACTGCGGCAGCGCGAATCGCGTCGGCAGTCTGTGGCTGATCAAACGCATGCTGGTGGACAAGTGGCCGGAAGAACAGGCCGTGGCCGAAGCGAAGGCCATTGGCCTCTCGAGTGACGCGCTGCAGAAATTCGCGCTTGAGTACGTCGCGACGCACAAGGGATGACGCCCGGACCGCCGCCGTTCGGCGACATGCCGCCGGACGACTTCCGGCGTCACGCCCACACGCTCGTGGAATGGGCGGCCGGTTACTTCGAACAAATCGAAACACACGCGGTCCTGGCGCAGGTCTCGCCAGGCGATGTGCGGAAGGCCCTGCCCGACCACGCGCCGGAGCAACCTGAGCCGTTCGAGCAGGTCATCGCGGACCTCGACCGCATCATCCTGCCGGCAGCCACGCACTGGAACCACCCGGGGTTCTTCGCTTACTTCGCCATCACCGGCAGTGCGCCGGGCGTGCTGATGGACCTGGTATCGTCGGCCCTCAACCAGCAGGCGATGCTGTGGCGCACGTCACCGGCCGCCACTGAACTCGAAGAGGTCACGCTGCGGTGGCTGGCGCGGCTGATGCACCTGCCCGATCAAGTGGAAGGCGTGATCTACGACACGGCCTCCATCTCCACCCTGCACGCGCTGGCCGCGGCGCGTGAAGTGGCCGTGCCCGATGTGCGAACGAAGGGACTGGCAGGCCGCAACCTGCCGCGTATGCGCATCTACGCGTCCGAACACGCGCATTCGTCTGTGGACAAAGCCGTCATCGCTCTCGGCCTGGGTCACGAATCGCTCCGGCGCATTCCGGCTGACGACAAGTTCAGCATGCGCATCGACGCGCTCGAAGCGGCGATTGCTGAAGACCGCGCCGGCGGGATCACGCCGATTGCGATCGTCGCCACCATCGGCACCACATCAAGCACCTCGGTGGATGACGTGGCGGCCGCAGCCGCCATTGCGAAGCGCGAAGGCGCGTGGCTGCACGTGGACGCGGCGTATGCGGGTGTGATGGCCATGGTTCCGGAATTTGCGTGGATGCGCGCGGGCCTGGACCAGGCCGACTCCATCGTCGTGAACCCCCACAAGTGGTTGTTCACGCCGTTTGACCTCAGCGTGCTGTTCACGCCGCGGATGGATGTGATCCGCCAGGCGTTTTCGTTGACGCCCGAATACCTCAAGACGCCGGAAACCGGCGCGGTGAAGAACCTGATGGACACCGGCATCCAGCTGGGACGCAGGTTCCGGGCGCTGAAGTTGTGGGCCATCCTGCGGTACTTCGGCGCCGAGGGGGTGCGCGCGCGCCTGCGCGAGCACTGCCGGCTCGCGCAGGTGTTCGCCGCGTGGGTCGATGCCGATCCGGACTTCGAACGCGTGGCGCCGGTGCCCTTCTCGGTCGTGTGTTTCCGGTGTGCGCCGCAGGGCTACGCCGGGAATCTTGACGGGCTCAACCATGCGCTGATCGAGCGCGTCAACAAGACTGGCGAAGTCTTCCTTTCGCACACGTCATTGAACGGACAGATCGTGATTCGCCTGGCCGTCGGAAACCTGCGCACCGAGGAACGTCACCTCCGCCGCGCGTGGGACCTGCTCCGCGAAGCGCTTGACGCACTGCGCTAACGCCTCAGGATTTGCACCATGAAGGGCATGAAGCTCCATGAAGGCGCCGGGTTGGGCGCCGCCGTTGGCGGCAGGCACGATCAGAGGGAAGTCACAGGCGAACACACCGCGCGCCACACTCGATGTGTTCGTCTGTGACTTCCCTCTGATCGCGCAGCCCGGCAAAGCCGGGCTCCCAACTCGGCGCTTCTGACAGCCCCATCACAACCTCCATGGATCTTCATGGTGAACGCTCTGGCTCTACCGCACTTTGAACAGCGCGTCTGCCAGGGGGACGTTGAACTCGACGGTGGCGATCCGGAGTTCGCCGACGACCGCTCCGTTCTGCGTGATGCGAATCATGTGCGCCACCTGAACGCCCTCAACGGTGCGATAGTCTGACAACTCCACGTCGGTCGCGGGACCACTACCGGCTTCGGTTGTGACCTTGAGTTCCAGGCCGGTCTCTGCATCGAGATAGAAGTGCTGGGCCGGCATGCCCTTTCGCGTCACCTTCAGGTGATGCGCCTTCTTTGCGCCAACGCTTTCAGTGCCGACCAATTCAACGGTATGGCCCTTGGCGCGATAGTCGATCAGCGACCCGTCAAAGTCAGACTGCTCCTTCATGGTGTCAGCTTCCGGCCCGCTCATTTCGTTGAGTGCATCGGACCCTGACATCGGATTGCTCGACCACGCCTTCACACCGTCGAAGACGCTGACGATGGCGATTGGCGCCTGGCCCGGGATTTCAACCACGATCTCCTGACGGCCCAGGTTCGGCCGTTTGCCGTAGATCGTCATGCCCACCTCAGCGCCCTGGCCTATGGCGGTGCCGGTCATCTTCTGCGTCTGAATCGACTTCCACTTCGAGGCGCCGCCCCGTGTGGCGTAGTTCTTCGCCACGATTTCGTCCAACGTCTGCGCAAACGCGTGCGCCACGCCGGTACCGAATGTGACGAGAGCAAAGACCGAAAGTGCGAGTGCCGTACGTCTGACCATGTGAAATAACCTCCATCCGCCCATACGGCCGGTTTGGAGGTGGGGTCCGGCCTGTCGGTGAACGGCGGACCAGCGCCGGTCAGCTTCGCCAGGTCTCCGACCACGTCAGGCCGTGGTCGTCGCTGACAAGGGCCACGGCGCCGTGCTGGGGCATGGGCGCGCTTGAGGGAGACAACAGGTGCAGGAGCGCCGGCAGGGAGGGCCAATGGCCCACCAGTGCGAGGTCCCTGGACTCCTGCTGAATCGCCGTGTGGATGATGCCGGGGGAATCATCAGGACTGAGCCCGCGCACCATCTTGAACTGTGCGAACGGCGCACAGTTGCGAAGAAACGCTTCACCCGTCTGGCGAGCGCGCAGCTTGCCGCTGTGCCAGATCACGGCCGGCGCTGCGCCGTGTTCCTTGGCGGTCAGCGCCAGTTGAAGGGCGTGTTCGTAACCAGGCGTGGAAAGGGGCCGCTGCGGATCAACATGCGGCCCGACGGCGTCAGCGTGGTGTATGAGCAGCAGTCTCATCGGTCACGAGCAGCTTCACCACGTCTTTGCGGATCTGCGCGGGCGTATCCACCGATCCGTACCGCTTCACCACATTGCCGCCGGCGTCCACCAGGAACTTGGTGAAGTTCCACTTGATGGCGCCGATGCCGAGGATGCCGGCCTTCTGCGAAGCCAGCCACTTGAACAACGGATGCCCGTTGGCACCCTTGATGCCGATCTTCGCGAACAACGGGAATGTCACATCAAACGTCGCCGTGCAGAAATCCCGGATTTGCTCGTTGCTGCTGGGTTCCTGCCCGCCGAATTCATCACAGGGAAACCCGAGCACCACCAGGCCCTGGTCCTTGAACTCGCGATACAGGGATTCCAGGCCGTCGTACTGCGGTGTATAGCCGCACTCACTCGCCACGTTCACCACAATCAGAGTCTTGCCCCGGTACTCGGACATCGAGGTGGTCGTGCCGTCGATTCGCGTCACCGCAATGTCGTACAGACCGGGCACTACTTCGCCCCGTCGCGCTGCAACCGTGCCAGCAGCACTGCCATACGTTTGGTCATCGACGGGAGGGTGCGCAGGTCGGCCGTTTCGTTCACGGTGTGCCCGCCAGTCCCCATCAACCCGACGCCGTCGAGAATCATGCGGGCCTGTCCGGCGATAAAGGAGACGTCGGCCGCGCCGGCCTTGTCGGGATCAACCGCCACCACCTGGCCCGCGCCCACGTCAAGGCTCGCGCGGTTGTACAGCGTCAGCAGACGTTCATTGCCCGGTGTCGGGGCCAGCGGCGGGTAGCCATCATCAAATGTCAGCGTGGCGCTCGTTTGCGGCAACGATTGCGCCACGATGTCCTGCATCGCCTTCTTCGCCGCGGCGAATTGCTCCAGCGACAACGCCCGCAAATCGCCCGCCACCACGGTGTGCTCGGCAATCACGTTGCCCTTGCCGAAGCCCGTGCCTTTCGACGTCGGCCCGTCGAACTCCACCGCTGTGCCGCCGAGCACCACGCCAGGGTTAAACGTCAGGTGGGGCTGCCCGGCCAGCTTCTCGCGAAACGCGTTCAGAATACGCGCGGCCTCGAACACGGCGCCGTAACCATTCTCCGCATTAAAGATCTGCGACGAATGCGCGGGCTTCCCTTTCACCCGCAACTCCCAATTCGTCGTGCCCCGCCGAGCGATGACCGCCGTGGCCGGATTTCCGTCGCCATCCTCAAACCCGATCGCCACGTCTGCCCCCTGCGCCGCCTTGACCAGCGCCGCGCGCGACGTGGCGAGCGGCCGTCCCGCAGATTCCTCATCGCCGGTCATCACGACCACGATGTTCATGGACTTCAGCAGGCCCACCGACTGCAGCGCTTTCAGCGCCTGGAGCATGACGACGTTGCCGCCCTTCATGTCGGTGATGCCAGGCCCTTTGGCGGCAATGGCGCTGACGCGTTCAAACTTCTGAAAGGGACTGTCGGCCTCGAACACCGTGTCGAGATGGCCGATCAGCAGCATGCGTGGCCCCGGGCCAGGATGGTCCGCCACCAGATGACCCGCGCGGCCGAACGGCGTGCCGTCCACCCACTCCGTCTTGAAGCCGAGGGCGTCGAACTCTGAACGGAACGCGGCACCAACCGCGCGCACGCCTGCAAAGTTCATCGTGCCGCTATTGATGTTCACCACGCGCTCGAGCAACGCGAGCGCCCGATCGTTGTCGGCATCGACGAACGTGGCCAGGGCGCGCTCTTCAGATGTGAGTGTGCCCGATTGCGGCAGCGCGAAAGTCATGGCGAGCACCAGAAGCAGTCGAAGGGTCATGTCGCATCGTAGCAGTCTTCACCACCGGAACGTCGTACCAGCAGCCTCGCGCGCCAGTGCCACGCGCGCGCCTTCGGCAATGGGGCGGGAGAGGTACGGAATGTCGATGCGGTGCGCGCCGGCACCTGCGGTATCGACGCGAAGGCAGGCCATCGCCCAGCGCCGGTCGAATGGCGACTCTTCGAGATCCACCACCTGGATCTTGTCGAGCGGCACCACCGTCACGGCCCGGCGAATCCAGCCGCTCCTGAAGGCCATCACGCGGTCGGTGCGCGCCCAGCCCAGGCTCCTGACGTAGAGCCGAGCCGAAATCACCCACCACACGGCCAGCAGGACGCCGACGCCTGCCGCCCAGAGACCACCCAGCCATGGCGAGGTCGCGCCACCCACCACAGCGGCCCAAATCAGCGCGACGTTGCGGCGCCGGCGGAATCCGCGAGGGTCCACCGGCTGCCAGTCGAGCGCCGACAGGTCGGCCTCGGGCAGCACTTCGGCCACAAATGCCGGCACGTCGGTCATTTTGATGATCGGCGCGACCCATTCGCGCTCGGTGGCGGATCGGCCAGAGGGACTTCCGCCGGCCGTCTCCACCCTGACCGATGCGCGTCCCGCCCAGAGGTGGCCGGGCCCTCGGAAGATCTTGATCGCCTGCACACGACGCAGGGGGATTGTGGCTGTCACGCGCGTCAGCGCGCCGTACTCAATGAGAAGGTCGCCACCGCGCCGGGCCAGCGAAAACCCGTGCAGGCGCACCATGGCCCACACCATCGAGAGGACGGGTGCGATCACAAACAAGCCGACCAGTACGGAGGCATACATCGGCCACGCCGTGGAATCCCAGCCCTCGAAGCGGTCCCAGATCCCCGACTCGAAGAGGAGGCCCCACGCGGCGCCAATCACCACCCACCCTCGGTTATCCAGCAGGCCGGCAAGCGCCAGTTCGCGCGGCGGCAATTGCAGCAGCGTCCGTGCCTCGCGCACGGGCGCCATCGGCGCGGCCTCGACCCCTTCGCCCGGTTGGATGGCCGCTATTCCAGACTCGGATGGCCGGCCCTCAAACACCCGTTGCCGCATTTCATCAAGCGCGGCAAACGGCAGCACACTCAGCGTCGCCTCGGCTTCACCACCGGTGCCGGTCTGCACCTTGACGTCCACGACGCCGAACCACCGGTGCAGCACGTTCTGCACCGCGTCCACACTCTGGATGCGCGCGTATGGAATGTGACGCTCGTTCCTGAAAATGATGCCTGTGCGTACTACCAATTCCGTGGCGTCATAGCGATACGTGGAAGACAGGTATCTCGCCACAGCCGCAATGGCGCCGGGCACCAGAAACACGAGCAGGAATCGCTCCACGCTGTTGCCACGGCTGGCGGTCATCGTGGCAAACACTGCTGGCAGCAGGAAATTGCGCAGCTCCCCCCCGAGTGCGAACAGCACCGTCAGCGGGTGAAACCGCTGATTGGCACTGTCAGACGGCATCGCGTCCATCGCGCGGCAGCAATTGATCGCGCAGCGCCAGCGCATCCTCCCGGCTCAATCCCGGCAGCGCGACCTGGGCATGTTCGGTGCCCGCGGTGTGGACGATGAGCGTGCTGAGGCCGTGACTGCGTTCAATGGGCCCCTGCGACACGTCGGTGTGCTGCACGCGCGTCTGCGGAACGTTGACAACCCGGCGCCAGATCACGCCGCGCCGAATCTCCAGGCCTTCAGCATCCAGCCGGTATGACGCATGGGCGTACGCGCGGCGGGGCCAGGCCCAAAGCCACCAGGTCAGCAACCCGGAACCGACAAGCCACGCGCCTGCAGCAAGCCCGGCTATCAGCCACGACGCGCCAATCGCCAATCCCAGCGACCCGAGCGCCAGCAGTGCAATCGCCGAGAGGATTCCGGCGGTGATCAACCCGGTAATCTGCTGTACGTGCACAAATCGGGGATCGAGGCGATGGAAGCCATCAGGGAGCATTCCATCGATTATTCCACTTTCTACCTGGGATACACTGGGAGGGATCGCTGACGTGGCTTCTGGCTGCGTCGTGACTCAAGAGCGGCCACGCGGGTGTCACTTCAAATTCACCCGCGATCAGGCACCCCGTAGGCCCTCCGGATGGAGTGGGAATGGCTCGCCGGTGGATCACAGTCGACGGCAACGAAGCAGCCGCCTCAGTCGCGCATCGTTCAAATGAAGTAATCGCGATCTATCCGATTACGCCTTCGTCCACCATGGGCGAACTGGCGGACGAATGGTCCTCCAAGGGCCGCACCAACATCTGGGGTCAGGTGCCCAGCGTGATGGAGATGCAGTCGGAAGGTGGCGCAGCCGGCGCGGTCCATGGCGCCCTGCAAGCCGGCGCACTCGCAACCACGTTCACCGCCAGCCAGGGCCTGCTGCTGATGATCCCCAATCTGTACAAGATTGTCGGGGAACTCACCCCATTCGCGATGCACGTGACGGCACGCACGATTGCCACTCACGCACTCTCAATCTTCGGAGACCACTCGGATGTGATGGCCTGCCGCCAAACGGGCATGGCCATGCTCGCCTCGAACACGGTGCAGGAAGCCCATGACTTCGCATGTATCGCGCAGGCGGCCACGCTGTCCTCGCGCATCCCGTTCATGCACTTTTTCGACGGCTTCCGCACGTCGCATGAAGTGGCGCGCATCGAGGAACTCACAGACGACGACCTGCGCGTGATGTTGCCCGACGCGCTCATCGAGGCCCACCGCCGCCGCGCGTTGTCACCCGACCATCCGGTGCTGCGTGGCACGGCGCAGAACCCCGACGTATTCTTCCAGGCGCGCGAAGCCGCCAACAGTTTTCACACCGACTGCCCGGCGTTAGTGCAGAACGCAATGGATCAGTTCGCTGCACTGACCGGCCGGCAATACCGGCTCTTCGATTACGTGGGCCACCCCGCTGCCGAGCGCGTGATCGTGATCATGGGATCGGGCGCCGAAACCGTAGAAACCGTCACGTCCGCGCTGATTGAATCCGGCGAGCGGGTGGGCGTCCTCAAGGTCCGCCTGTACCGGCCGTTCTCAGTGGACGCGTTCATGGCGGCGTTGCCGTCCACGGTCACGTCAATCGCCGTCATGGATCGCACGAAGGAACCGGGCGCCATCGGCGACCCCCTCTTCCTCGACGTCGTCGCCGCGCTGAATGAACACGGCCAGCTCCATCCGAAAGTGATCGGCGGCAGGTACGGATTGGCCTCGAAGGAATTCACGCCGGCGATGGCCAAGGCCATCTTCGACGAGCTCAACACCCCTCGCCCGAAGTCACACTTTACGATTGGGATTAACGACGATGTGACGCATTTGTCGCTGAAGGTGGACCCCGAGTTCTCGGTGGATGCGCCTGGCGTGGTGCAGGCGGTGTTCTTCGGACTCGGCGCCGACGGCACGGTCGGAGCCAACAAGAACTCGATCAAGATCATCGGCGAAGACACGCCGAACTTCGCGCAGGGCTTTTTTGTCTACGATTCGAAGAAGTCCGGCGCCGTCACCATTTCGCACCTCCGCTTCGGGCCGAACCCCATTCGTGCGCCGTATCTCATTCGGCAAGCCAGTTTCGTGGCGTGCCACCAGTTCGACTTCCTCGACAAATACGATGTCGTCGGATACGCCGAACGAGGGGCTGTGCTCCTGCTCAACGCGCCGTACGACAAGGACGAGGTCTGGGACCATCTGTCCGCAGAGGTGCAGCAAGCCGTGATCAGCAAGGGCCTGCGCCTGTATGCCATCGACGGCTACACCGTGGCACGTGAGGCCGGCATGGGCAACCGCATCAACACGATCATGCAGGTGTGTTTCTTTGCCATCTCCGGCGTGTTGCCCCGCGAAGAGGCGATCGAACACATCAAGAGCGCCATCCGGAAGACCTATGGCAAGCGGGGCGAGTCGGTCGTACTGGCCAACTTCGCCGCGGTGGACGCCGCACTGGCGCATCTGCATCAGGTGCCGGTGCCCGTCGCGGTGACGTCCACGCGGCATCCTGCGCCGATGGTGTCGCCTGCGGCGCCTGATTTTGTGCAGCGCGTGACGGCCATGATGCTGTCCAACCAGGGCGATCTGCTGCCGGTCAGTGCGTTCCCGGTGGACGGCACCTGGCCAGTCGGGACAGCGAAGTGGGAAAAACGTTCCATCGCCACTGAGATTCCGGTGTGGGATCAGGCACTGTGCATCCAGTGCAACAAGTGCACCCTCGTGTGTCCGCATGCCGCGATTCGCGCGAAGGTGGCGTCACCCGGCGCGCTGGCCGGCCGGCCTGAGACCTTCAAGTCCGTCCCGTACAAGGGCGCCGAATACGCCGGGTTGGACTACATCATTCAGGTGGCGCCGGAAGACTGCACGGGATGTTCGTTGTGCGTCATGGTGTGCCCGGCAAAAGACAAGGCCAACCCCAAGCACAAGGCTCTGGACCTGCATCCCCAGCGGCCGTTGCGGGAGCCCGAGCGCGTGAACTACGAGTTTTTCCTGGGCTTGCCCGAAGTGGACCGTCACACCGTCAAGAGCGACATCAAGAGCACGCAGTTCCTGGAACCGTTGTTTGAGTACTCCGGGGCCTGCGCGGGCTGCGGCGAAACGCCGTACCTGAAGCTGTTGACGCAGCTGTTTGGCGATCACTTGCTCATGGCGAATGCCACAGGGTGTTCGTCCATCTATGGCGGCAACCTGCCGACCACGCCCTACACCACAAATCTCGCCGGTCGTGGTCCGAGCTGGTCGAATTCCCTGTTTGAAGACAATGCCGAATTCGGTCTGGGGATGCGGCTCGCTGTGGAGTCCCAGGCGGCTGAAGCCGTGCGGTTGCTGGCGGACCTGCGGGACGAGGGACTCATCGCGGCCGACCTGGCCAACACCATCCTCGACGCCAATCAGGCGACCGACGCCGGCCTTGACGAGCAACGTGCGCGCGTGGCCACGCTCAAGGGACGACTAAGAGAATTGCAAACTGGCGGAACTGGCGGAACTGGCGGAGCTGCGAGGCGGTTGCTGGTCCTTGCCGATGCGTTGACGAAGAAGAGTGTCTGGATCGTGGGCGGTGACGGCTGGGCCTATGACATCGGCTATGGCGGCCTCGACCACGTGTTGTCTACCGGCAAAAACGTCAACATCCTCGTGCTCGACACCGAGGTCTACTCCAACACCGGTGGCCAGCAATCGAAGGCGACGCCGATGGGCGCATCGGCCAAGTTCGCCGCCTCAGGCAAAGCGACGAACAAGAAGGACCTGGCGCTGATGGCGATGGCCTATGGGTCTGTGTACGTGGCAAAGGTCGCGTTCGGCGCGAAAGACGCGCAGACGGTGAAGGCGTTCCAGGAAGCCGAGAGTTACCCCGGACCGTCGCTCATCATCGCCTACAGCACGTGTATTGCGCATGGCTACGACCTGGCGCACGGCCTCGACCAGCAGAAGCTGGCCGTGGAGACGGGCTACTGGCCGCTGTTCCGCTTCGATCCACGCCGGCAGATCGACGGGCATCCGGCCATGCAGTTGGAATCGGGAGCCCCACGCGGAGACATCGGCAAGTACATGCGTAACGAATCCCGGTTCCGGGTGGTGGAACAGCTGTACCCCGAGCGATTCAAGGAACTGCTGGCGGGCGCCCAGGCCCATGCCCATGAGCGGTACGCGCTGTACGAGCAGCTGGCCGGAAAGAAGGAGACACAGTCATGATGGACCTGTCCACGACCTACCTGGGGTTCCGCCTGCCGCATCCTCTGATTCCAGGCGCGTCGCCCCTGGCCTCAGACTTCGACACGATCCGGCGCCTCGAAGACGCCGGCGCGGCGGCCATCGTCCTGCCATCACTCTTCGAGGAGCAGATATCGGCAGACGCCTTGGGCACCGAGCACCACATGCTGGCGCACGAGGGCTCACACGCCGAAGCGGAGTCCTATTTCCCCCTGGCGGAAGAATTCGCGATGGGGCCCGAC from Acidobacteriota bacterium encodes:
- the thiO gene encoding glycine oxidase ThiO, producing the protein MAHLRIAVIGAGIIGAAVADAVAARGARVAMFDMRRPGAGASQASAGVLCPYIEATPGSPLLALGARSLAMWDGWVERLRERVEVPFSYARSGTLEVALSADEVAHLQRARAWLSAEGITHQWLEGADVREFEPAVSTSAMAGLAIAGHGYVQVTPLVTALMASARRRGATCETPAEIIHIEHKRDVVQVRVGDRVDEFDHVVIAAGSWSRRVRVADVPVFPVRPIRGQLLHLKWPGAALPQRSVWGTRCYTVPWPDGSLLVGATVEDVGFDERSTVAGVSDLLSAVGELLPETWQASLTEVRVGLRPATVDHLPLLGPLASHPRITMATGHYRNGILLAPYTADVVTRQILDNDHDPMLELTRPERA
- a CDS encoding amino acid decarboxylase, producing the protein MTPGPPPFGDMPPDDFRRHAHTLVEWAAGYFEQIETHAVLAQVSPGDVRKALPDHAPEQPEPFEQVIADLDRIILPAATHWNHPGFFAYFAITGSAPGVLMDLVSSALNQQAMLWRTSPAATELEEVTLRWLARLMHLPDQVEGVIYDTASISTLHALAAAREVAVPDVRTKGLAGRNLPRMRIYASEHAHSSVDKAVIALGLGHESLRRIPADDKFSMRIDALEAAIAEDRAGGITPIAIVATIGTTSSTSVDDVAAAAAIAKREGAWLHVDAAYAGVMAMVPEFAWMRAGLDQADSIVVNPHKWLFTPFDLSVLFTPRMDVIRQAFSLTPEYLKTPETGAVKNLMDTGIQLGRRFRALKLWAILRYFGAEGVRARLREHCRLAQVFAAWVDADPDFERVAPVPFSVVCFRCAPQGYAGNLDGLNHALIERVNKTGEVFLSHTSLNGQIVIRLAVGNLRTEERHLRRAWDLLREALDALR
- a CDS encoding glutathione peroxidase; protein product: MPGLYDIAVTRIDGTTTSMSEYRGKTLIVVNVASECGYTPQYDGLESLYREFKDQGLVVLGFPCDEFGGQEPSSNEQIRDFCTATFDVTFPLFAKIGIKGANGHPLFKWLASQKAGILGIGAIKWNFTKFLVDAGGNVVKRYGSVDTPAQIRKDVVKLLVTDETAAHTPR
- a CDS encoding M20/M25/M40 family metallo-hydrolase yields the protein MTLRLLLVLAMTFALPQSGTLTSEERALATFVDADNDRALALLERVVNINSGTMNFAGVRAVGAAFRSEFDALGFKTEWVDGTPFGRAGHLVADHPGPGPRMLLIGHLDTVFEADSPFQKFERVSAIAAKGPGITDMKGGNVVMLQALKALQSVGLLKSMNIVVVMTGDEESAGRPLATSRAALVKAAQGADVAIGFEDGDGNPATAVIARRGTTNWELRVKGKPAHSSQIFNAENGYGAVFEAARILNAFREKLAGQPHLTFNPGVVLGGTAVEFDGPTSKGTGFGKGNVIAEHTVVAGDLRALSLEQFAAAKKAMQDIVAQSLPQTSATLTFDDGYPPLAPTPGNERLLTLYNRASLDVGAGQVVAVDPDKAGAADVSFIAGQARMILDGVGLMGTGGHTVNETADLRTLPSMTKRMAVLLARLQRDGAK
- a CDS encoding PH domain-containing protein, with protein sequence MPSDSANQRFHPLTVLFALGGELRNFLLPAVFATMTASRGNSVERFLLVFLVPGAIAAVARYLSSTYRYDATELVVRTGIIFRNERHIPYARIQSVDAVQNVLHRWFGVVDVKVQTGTGGEAEATLSVLPFAALDEMRQRVFEGRPSESGIAAIQPGEGVEAAPMAPVREARTLLQLPPRELALAGLLDNRGWVVIGAAWGLLFESGIWDRFEGWDSTAWPMYASVLVGLFVIAPVLSMVWAMVRLHGFSLARRGGDLLIEYGALTRVTATIPLRRVQAIKIFRGPGHLWAGRASVRVETAGGSPSGRSATEREWVAPIIKMTDVPAFVAEVLPEADLSALDWQPVDPRGFRRRRNVALIWAAVVGGATSPWLGGLWAAGVGVLLAVWWVISARLYVRSLGWARTDRVMAFRSGWIRRAVTVVPLDKIQVVDLEESPFDRRWAMACLRVDTAGAGAHRIDIPYLSRPIAEGARVALAREAAGTTFRW
- a CDS encoding PH domain-containing protein — encoded protein: MLPDGFHRLDPRFVHVQQITGLITAGILSAIALLALGSLGLAIGASWLIAGLAAGAWLVGSGLLTWWLWAWPRRAYAHASYRLDAEGLEIRRGVIWRRVVNVPQTRVQHTDVSQGPIERSHGLSTLIVHTAGTEHAQVALPGLSREDALALRDQLLPRDGRDAV